The Amblyomma americanum isolate KBUSLIRL-KWMA chromosome 6, ASM5285725v1, whole genome shotgun sequence genome has a window encoding:
- the LOC144094384 gene encoding uncharacterized protein LOC144094384: protein MVWSDKRMESIEEACGKELSSRGIDRELESCLVEVHKGSLESVKLSLSEGNVRYEVQDLVEGERVGNSPHMSLVETCAPSDHAPQEASYRAAARERPPYGAQPTLPKHRKRPLGGPSERTRLLSAPPISGSCAQLSPFKDPPRPSTDFGRFTDPNRYHLLDVPNDLGELPLENVSGSHAAALSLASSRRASPARRVPPSPTTMEEPVDGETLNPLDCHPGEWKTVLHAYRNRTTDSNSPPKHPVSASVQPKPSASNAGAPPDAASGNTRSAFKETPQLPRMTRAVVHRSKQLAALPAGTIRFVFGPRGGLSLEKIPAPSILQALHSTLSCSVIGELHIRIHPTNNTFTVATVAEATALALVKIQQITLAGQYPVAAYIAAPPAAVKGVISRAYWNETAAQILTDLQYRNPDTNIIAARRMGKTASILITFASGPVPHTIKYMCVVHRCTKYKGSPDACTNGRKPGHRYDVCPLPKAGLCPRCGEKHTPQETPCTPSCILCGGSHLTGTGSCKARTPPPRRQTALKPKQPVPTPKDFPPLVPHQDRQRAWTKPTSTPQTS, encoded by the exons ATGGTGTGGAGTGACAAGAGAATGGAGAGCATAGAAGAGGCCTGCGGCAAAGAGCTTAGCAGCAGAGGTATTGATAGGGAgcttgagagctgccttgtagaggtcCACAAGGGCAGCCTTGAGAGTGTAAAGTTAAGTCTGAGCGAAGGAAATGTACGGTACGAAGTACAAGACCTTGTTGAGGGCGAGCGCGTGGGCAACTCGCCACAcatgagcctcgtggagacctgcgCACctagtgaccacgcgccgcaggaggcgAGTTACCGAGCCGCAG CACGCGAGCGACCGCCATACGGCGCACAACCCACGCTTCCAAAGCACAGAAAACGGCCGCTAgggggcccgagtgagcggacgcgtttATTATCGGCTCCGCCAATTTCTGGTTCCTGTGCCCAGCTAAGTCCTTTCAAGGACCCACCAAGGCCCTCAACGGATTTTGGAAGGTTCACGGACCCCAATCGCTaccatcttttggatgtgcccaaTGACCTCGGTGAGCTACCTCTTGAAAATGTCTCTGGCAGCCAcgccgctgcgctaagcctcgcctcatcgaggcgagcctcgccggcgcgccgcgttcCTCCATCCCCAACAACCATGGAGGAGCCCGTGGATGGAGAGACCTTGAACCCCTTGGACTGCCACCCTGGTGAGTGGAAAACTGTGCTCCATGCATACCGTAATCGGACCACGGATTCGAATTCGCCCCCAAAACACCCGGTATCGGCCTCCGTTCAACCTAAACCAAGCGCCAGCAACGCCGGCGCGCCACCGGACGCTGCATCTGGGAACACCCGAAGCGCGTTCAAGGAGACGCCGCAGCTCCCACGCATGACGCGCGCCGTCGTCCATAGAAGTAAGCAACTCGCCGCACTGCCGGCGGGAACCATCAGATTCGTCTTTGGCCCGCGAGGCGGCCTCTCCCTGGAGAAGATCCCGGCTCCCAGTATCCTGCAGGCACTTCACTCGACTCTCAGCTGTTCAGTGATTGGCGAGTTGCACATAAGAATCCACCCAACCAACAACACCTTCACAGTGGCGACGGTAGCGGAGGCAACAGCTCTGGCATTGGTGAAAATTCAACAAATTACCTTAGCTGGACAATACCCGGTAGCCGCGTACATCGCGGCCCCTCCAGcggcagtcaagggcgtcatttCCCGGGCCTACTGGAATGAAACAGCAGCGCAAATCTTGACTGACTTACAGTACAGAAACCCGGACACTAACATTATAGCGGCCCGACGCATGGGGAAAACAGCGTCCATCTTAATAACTTTTGCCTCAGGTCCCGTGCCTCACACAATTAAATATATGTGTGTGGTACACCGCTGCACCAAATACAAGGGTAGCCCCGATGCCTGCACAAACGGCAGGAAGCCTGGACACAGGTACGACGTGTGCCCTCTCCCGAAGGCTGGACTCTGCCCGCGGTGTGGCGAGAAGCACACCCCTCAAGAGACCCCATGCACACCTagctgcattctttgtggtgGTTCCCACCTTACCGGTACCGGCTCGTGCAAAGCCAGGACCCCTCCACCTCGTAGACAGACCGCGCTGAAACCCAAGCAACCAGTGCCCACGCCAAAGGACTTTCCACCGCTAGTGCCTCATCAAGATCGCCAGCGAGCCTGGACCAAACCCACCAGTACACCCCAAACCTCATAG